A window from Theropithecus gelada isolate Dixy chromosome 1, Tgel_1.0, whole genome shotgun sequence encodes these proteins:
- the LOC112609853 gene encoding histone H2B type 3-B, whose product MPDPSKSAPAPKKGSKKAVTKAQKKDGKKRKRGRKESYSIYVYKVLKQVHPDTGISSKAMGIMNSFVNDIFERIASEASRLAHYNKRSTITSREVQTAVRLLLPGELAKHAVSEGTKAVTKYTSSK is encoded by the coding sequence ATGCCAGACCCGTCCAAATCGGCTCCTGCGCCCAAGAAGGGTTCTAAAAAGGCTGTCACCAAGGCGCAGAAGAAGGACGGCAAGAAGCGCAAACGCGGCCGCAAGGAGAGCTATTCTATCTACGTGTACAAGGTGCTGAAGCAGGTGCACCCCGACACCGGCATCTCGTCCAAGGCCATGGGCATCATGAACTCCTTCGTCAATGATATCTTCGAGCGCATCGCCAGCGAGGCCTCCCGCCTGGCGCACTACAACAAGCGCTCCACCATCACGTCCCGCGAAGTGCAGACGGCCGTGCGCCTGCTGCTGCCGGGCGAGCTGGCCAAGCACGCTGTGTCCGAGGGCACCAAGGCTGTCACCAAGTACACCAGCTCCAAGTGA
- the LOC112609858 gene encoding histone H2A type 1-H isoform X1: protein MSGRGKQGGKARAKAKSRSSRAGLQFPVGRVHRLLRKGNYSERVGAGAPVYLAAVLEYLTAEILELAGNAARDNKKTRIIPRHLQLAIRNDEELNKLLGRVTIAQGGVLPNIQAVLLPKKTESHHKAKVLITLGS from the exons ATGTCCGGTCGCGGTAAGCAGGGTGGCAAGGCGCGCGCCAAGGCCAAGTCGCGCTCATCCCGCGCGGGGCTGCAGTTCCCCGTGGGCCGAGTGCACCGGTTGCTCCGCAAGGGCAATTATTCCGAGCGCGTGGGGGCCGGCGCCCCGGTCTATCTGGCCGCGGTGCTGGAGTACCTGACCGCCGAGATTCTGGAGCTTGCCGGCAACGCGGCGCGCGACAACAAGAAGACGCGCATCATCCCGCGCCACCTGCAGCTTGCCATCCGCAACGACGAGGAGCTCAACAAGCTGCTGGGCCGCGTGACCATCGCGCAGGGCGGCGTCCTGCCCAACATCCAGGCCGTGCTGCTGCCCAAGAAGACGGAGAGCCACCACAAGGCCAAGG TCCTGATCACCCTAGGCTCATGA
- the LOC112609858 gene encoding histone H2A type 3 isoform X2, translating into MSGRGKQGGKARAKAKSRSSRAGLQFPVGRVHRLLRKGNYSERVGAGAPVYLAAVLEYLTAEILELAGNAARDNKKTRIIPRHLQLAIRNDEELNKLLGRVTIAQGGVLPNIQAVLLPKKTESHHKAKGK; encoded by the coding sequence ATGTCCGGTCGCGGTAAGCAGGGTGGCAAGGCGCGCGCCAAGGCCAAGTCGCGCTCATCCCGCGCGGGGCTGCAGTTCCCCGTGGGCCGAGTGCACCGGTTGCTCCGCAAGGGCAATTATTCCGAGCGCGTGGGGGCCGGCGCCCCGGTCTATCTGGCCGCGGTGCTGGAGTACCTGACCGCCGAGATTCTGGAGCTTGCCGGCAACGCGGCGCGCGACAACAAGAAGACGCGCATCATCCCGCGCCACCTGCAGCTTGCCATCCGCAACGACGAGGAGCTCAACAAGCTGCTGGGCCGCGTGACCATCGCGCAGGGCGGCGTCCTGCCCAACATCCAGGCCGTGCTGCTGCCCAAGAAGACGGAGAGCCACCACAAGGCCAAGGGCAAGTGA